In Haliaeetus albicilla chromosome 3, bHalAlb1.1, whole genome shotgun sequence, the following are encoded in one genomic region:
- the SLC39A6 gene encoding zinc transporter ZIP6, whose amino-acid sequence MASTVSVTFLVSFSLLLCESYHHGVETATVVHTSERTFPEKAAGVNIDLAGLIQKFHLQELFNRYGENNSLSIDGFRKLLQNIGIDKMKRIKIDHDHDHNHHLHHNHVSLSKNSEKTVCPNHESDANKDHRNSHSKEPHKVENIEHRQNFVRSKNTVNEITASIITAPTGGHSELQHGQPGEVKLVARLGLTSSKAVNVTVGSNATWLANSKANESHTFLKETERGSYLYSKLKNQNTQECSSASKLMQSHGIGTQVLLTATEFSYLCPALINQIDGKYCIVHATSEKAETAPKSYSLQIAWIGGFISISVISFLSLLGVILVPLMNRVFFKFLLSFLVALAVGTLSGDAFLHLLPHSHGNHHHHHEKPLLEQNKGSMFKHLVFQSIEESAYLDSTWKGLTALGGLYFMFLVEHLITLIKQFKDKKKKKKNEDDGESKKFSANEEKLDTDDRPEGYLGTDSQDPSPFISQQPMVQEEEEVMIAHSHPEEVDNEYVSRGCRNKCHSHLHDTLGQTDHLSHHHHDYHHILHHHHHQNHHPHSHSQRYSREELKDAGIATLAWMVIMGDGLHNFSDGLAIGAAFTEGLSSGLSTSVAVFCHELPHELGDFAVLLKAGMTVKQAVLYNALSAMLAYLGMATGILIGHYADNVSMWIFALTAGLFMYVALVDMVPEMLHNDASDHGCSRWGYFLLQNAGILLGFGIMLLISVFEHKIVFSINL is encoded by the exons ATGGCAAGTACAGTATCGGTCACTTTCCTTGTATCATTTTCCCTACTACTGTGTGAAAGTTATCATCATGGAGTGGAGACAGCTACTGTTGTGCATACATCGGAGAGAACTTTTCCAGAAAAGGCAGCTGGTGTTAATATTGACTTGGCAGGACTAATACAGAAGTTTCACCTTCAAGAACTCTTTAATCGTTATGGAGAAAACAACTCTCTGTCGATTGATGGGTTTAGAAAACTGCTCCAGAACATAGGTAtagataaaatgaaaaggattaAAATAGACCATGATCATGACCACAATCATCACCTTCATCATAATCATGTTTCGTTGAGTAAAAACTCCGAGAAGACTGTTTGTCCAAACCATGAATCTGATGCTAACAAAGACCACAGGAACAGTCACTCAAAGGAGCCTCATAAAGTAGAGAATATAGAACATCGGCAGAACTTTGTACGCAGCAAGAACACCGTTAATGAAATAACAGCATCTATCATCACTGCTCCCACAGGTGGCCACTCTGAATTACAGCATGGGCAACCTGGAGAAGTCAAGCTGGTTGCTCGTTTAGGTCTGACCAGCTCTAAAGCTGTTAATGTCACAGTGGGCAGCAATGCAACCTGGCTTGCtaacagcaaagcaaatgaaTCTCATacttttctgaaggaaacagaaagagGAAGTTACCTGTATTCTAAActgaaaaaccaaaatacccAAGAG TGCTCCAGTGCGTCAAAACTGATGCAGTCCCATGGAATAGGCACTCAAGTATTGTTGACTGCTACAGAATTTAGTTACCTCTGCCCAGCTCTTATTAATCAGATTGATGGCAAATACTGCATAGTCCATGCAACTAGTGAAAAAGCTGAAACGGCTCCAAAAAGTTACTCTCTGCAAATAG cttGGATTGGTGGCTTTATATCCATCTCCGTCATCAGTTTTCTCTCCTTACTGGGTGTTATATTGGTACCACTGATGAATCGCgtatttttcaaatttcttctAAGTTTTCTTGTGGCATTGGCTGTGGGGACTTTGAGTGGAGATGCGTTCTTACATCTCCTTCCACAT TCTCATGGAAACCATCACCATCACCACGAAAAGCCTCTGCTTGAACAAAACAAAGGCTCTATGTTCAAGCATCTTGTTTTTCAAAGTATAGAGGAGAGTGCTTACCTGGATTCTACATGGAAGGGACTTACAGCCCTTGGAGGATTGTATTTCATGTTTCTAGTGGAGCATTTGATCACTTTAATAAAGCAGTttaaagacaagaagaaaaag aaaaaaaatgaagatgatgGAGAAAGTAAGAAGTTTTCAGCGAACGAAGAAAAGTTAGATACAGATGATC GGCCTGAGGGCTATCTAGGGACAGACTCTCAAGATCCATCGCCCTTCATTTCTCAGCAGCCGATGgtccaagaagaagaagaagtgATGATAGCTCATTCTCATCCAGAAGAGGTTGACAATGAATATGTGTCCAGGGGCTGTAGAAACAAATGTCATTCTCACTTACATGATACTCTAGGACAGACAGATCATCTTAGTCATCATCACCATGACTACCATCATATTCTGcatcaccatcatcatcagAACCATCATCCCCACAGTCACAGTCAGCGCTACTCGCGTGAAGAACTGAAGGATGCCGGAATAGCAACTCTGGCATGGATGGTGATTATGGGAGATGGACTACACAATTTTAGTGATGGCCTAGCAATTG GAGCAGCCTTTACTGAAGGGTTATCTAGTGGTTTAAGCACTTCTGTGGCTGTATTTTGCCATGAATTACCTCATGAGCTAG GAGATTTTGCTGTACTTCTAAAAGCTGGTATGACTGTCAAGCAAGCTGTGCTTTATAATGCTCTGTCAGCTATGCTGGCCTATCTTGGAATGGCAACTGGGATTCTTATCGGCCATTATGCAGACAATGTTTCTATGTGGATATTTGCACTTACTGCTGGCCTGTTCATGTATGTGGCTCTTGTGGACATG GTGCCTGAAATGCTACACAATGATGCCAGTGATCATGGATGTAGCCGCTGGGGGTACTTCCTGTTACAGAACGCTGGGATTCTCTTGGGTTTTGGGATAATGCTGCTTATCTCCGTATTTGAACATAAGATTGTATTCAGCATAAACCTATAA